One window of Chitinophagaceae bacterium genomic DNA carries:
- a CDS encoding type I restriction enzyme HsdR N-terminal domain-containing protein has product MVDLEGISSLLYQKRNNTLFVFDIIRKKYRVATPEEIVRQYFIRFLIEKRNVSQALINIERGLYYNTLLKRVDIIVYNRKGVPWMLVECKRHDIDMKIDALYQNTTYNSVFHAPFLVVTNLKSTLVFETFENKTFERTEIPFFDLS; this is encoded by the coding sequence ATGGTAGATTTAGAAGGCATTTCTTCTTTATTATATCAAAAACGAAATAATACTCTTTTTGTTTTTGATATTATCAGAAAAAAATATAGAGTGGCTACTCCCGAAGAGATTGTGCGTCAATACTTTATAAGGTTTTTAATAGAGAAGAGGAATGTTTCTCAAGCACTTATAAACATAGAAAGAGGATTATATTATAACACACTCTTGAAAAGAGTTGATATTATTGTATATAATAGAAAAGGTGTTCCTTGGATGCTCGTGGAATGTAAAAGGCACGATATAGATATGAAAATAGATGCTTTATATCAAAATACTACTTATAATAGTGTTTTCCACGCACCGTTTTTGGTAGTCACCAATTTAAAATCTACTCTTGTTTTTGAGACATTTGAAAACAAAACATTTGAAAGAACAGAAATACCATTTTTTGATTTATCATAA
- a CDS encoding 30S ribosomal protein THX, giving the protein MGKGDKKTKKGKISMGSYGNSRPQKDRNKQNALTIKSKSKISK; this is encoded by the coding sequence ATGGGAAAAGGAGATAAAAAAACAAAGAAGGGAAAAATTAGTATGGGTAGCTATGGGAATTCTCGTCCTCAGAAGGACAGAAATAAACAAAACGCACTTACCATCAAGAGCAAGAGTAAAATAAGCAAATAA